In Balaenoptera acutorostrata chromosome 3, mBalAcu1.1, whole genome shotgun sequence, the genomic stretch CGCTTGTCCACATCCTTCTCTCCGACGGTGTTGGAAAATCCTGTGCCCTGAAGAATTCGGACTGAGATCCGAACGGAAGAGTGGTGTAGACGAGGGTGCAACCCCAGAGGGACCATGTTCTACTATCCCAGCGTGCTTCAGCGCCACACGGGCTGCTTCGCCACCATCTGGTAAGGGAGGGCTGAGCCAGGGTGGGCGCACCGGGAGGGGCGCCCAGGGATCCCAGCCTGAGGGCTTCTCCTCCATCCTCACTCCTCGTCCTTCTTCCAGGCTGGCAGCAACGCGCGGCACCCGGTTGGTGAAGCGCGAATACCTGAAGGTGAACGTGGTGAAGACCTGGTAAGGCCCAGAAAAGGCCAAGAGTGGCCTGGGGCCATTGTGGGTTAGGGGATGGATTACGCTGGGCTGTGGGGCTGGTCTTTGGCGCAGCGGTGATCAGGGCGCGTCGTTCCCCCAGCGAGGAAATCCTCAATTACGTGCTGGTACGAGTGCAGCCCCCGCTGCCAGGTCTGCCGCGGCCCCGCTTCTCCCTTTACCTCTCAGCCCAGCTCCAGATCGGCGTCATTCGGGTCTACTCTCAACAATGCCAGTACCTTGTAGGTAAGGCTAGAAGGCTCTGAGGTGGGGCAGAGCTGAGTGGTCCTCCCATGGGCTGGCGCCATATCTTGCCCTCCCCGCCCGCAGAGGACATCCAGCACATCCTGGAGCGCCTGCACCGGGCCCAGCTGCAGATCCGCATTGATATGGTGGAGGCTGAGCTGTGAGTGTGTCCCTGGGACTGGGACCACCCAGTCTTTGGAAGGGAACCTCCCTGCTTGGCCTCACTCCTTGACAGCCCCCATTCTCCCTCAGACCCAGCCTGCTACTGCCTAATCACCTGGCCAGGATGGAGAGTCTGGAAGCTGCTCCAGACCCCTTTTTTGGGATGATGTCTGTGGAACCCAGACTGCCCAGTCCCTTGAATATCCCTCAGGTAGGTCTCATTCCCCCTGGACACCTCAGACTGATGAGTTGCCAGTCTGACactagggtgggggtgggatgggagccTGCTACAGCTCTGCCCCACAGAAGTCATTGCAGTGCAATTGCCATGGTGGACCCATCCAGACAAGCCTGCTGCACTTACCTATTCAGGACCAACCTAGAGGCAGCTCTTGTCTCCACACCATTCCAAGAGCCAAACCCCCAATCCACACCCTCAGTGTCCCTCGGCACTGGGTTTCCCATGTCCTTGTCCATCCATTCCTAACACCCCTACAGCTTAGACagtattccttccttccttcaaagaCACCTCCAGTGGCTCCCCACTGCCAACAGAATACTAGCATTTAAGGCTCTCCATACCCTGGTCCAGAGGTAGCCATCCCTAGACATCTCTCAGCACATCCCCTGGGCATCCTTGGCTCCCAAACACCAGCCTGGCCCCTATGCCGCAAAGATGCCACATTTACTTCTTTGCTTTTGCTCTTTCCCTAGGCCATAATGGTCACCCCTTGTTCTCTTACAGTCCTCGCTCAATTGCTACTCTTTTCCATCAAGTCTTTATACCACTCCTGGCCAGAACCAAACATTGTTCTAGAACTCAGCACATCACTAAGGCTTTGTTTATCCTTTGTGttgactctctcttttttttaattaatctattttgtttttcaaaacaacttttattgaagtgtagttgatttacagtgttgtgctagtttcgggtgtacagcatcCTTTGGCTGACTCCTGCTGGGGTCGTATACAAACTCGTCTCCCCACTAGACCATATAGTCCTTAagatcaagaatcttttctgttCCCTCTGTCCCCAACACTTGACATAAGGATGCAGTACTTCTTTCACAGACAAATTAACACAGTCTAGATGATTGGGTGGGGGCAGGAATGGGAGGAAAGGAAACTGGATGGTGAGTGGGTTCACTGCATGCTGCTGTCAGTGCCACAGAATTAGGCATAAAGGGCTATCACTGTCCATTGTCTGAATAAGGTTGTGAAAGTGGGGAAGCAGGGCGCTGAAGCTGAACCCTATCTTTTGTCCCCAATCCCTCCCCAAAGATTCGACACCTCCTAGAAGCTGTGATCCCAGAGAGAGTTCTTGAAGAGATCCCTCCTGAAGTTCCTATAGAGCCAGGTGAGCAGTGAGAGCCTTCTTTttggggagaggcagaggaaCGTCCAAGAGCTGAAGAAATCACTGTCTTTGAGCTTCTTTCAGGAGCGAGGCCCTGTGAGGGGCACTGTATGTGTATAATGTCGTCACTGCTCACAAGAGTCCTATGAGATCAGaattatccccagtttacagatgaggaaagtgaagccCATAGTGGTTAAGCAATGTGTCCTGGGTCAGCTTGCCAGTGACTAGCCGGGGCCTGACTAGAACTCAGGTGGACttgactccagagtccatgcttttGCCTTACCACACGGGTGGTGGGACTTGGAAAGAAACAGGGGCTGGTGTGACTTCCCTCCCCTCCAGAAAGGATTCCGATCACTGCACCGTCTCCCGAGGCCATCACGCTCCTGGAGGCGGAGCCCATACGTATGCTAAGGATTGAGGTGAGCTGACCCCCTGCACATGGAGCCTGAGGCCCGAGTCCTGCTTCTGATGGCCCAGCCCCCCTGCATCTGCTTCCTTCTGCCCCCAGAGTCCTGCCTTCTCCACCTCCGTTTCCCCACCACTGCCCCCAGCACCGTAGCATTCACGGGCTTCCTCGGTCTGGCCCAGCCCTGCGGCATGTCTCTCAGACAGAAATGGAATTGAGTCCCCTCGCCTTGGTTCTTCCTCTCCTGACAGGGTGAACGGGAACTCCCAGAGGTCAGCCGCCGGGAATTGGACCTGCTGATCGCAGAGGAGGAGGAAGCCATCTTGTTAGAGGAACGTCGGCCAGGCAGGTCCACCCGGCCGCGTAGGGCCCGCCCGGTGCTGGATGGTCAGACCCCCGGCACGGGCAGTCTGGGCTGCGCAGTGTTCCCATCTCTTCTGTGTTCTGAGCGCTGACCTTCTCTTCGCAGAGTACAAAGAGGAGCTCCTGGCCCCAGAGAGGGAGATCACAGTCCCCCCGCCCTCACCTCTAGCTCTTGCAGAGTAAGGGCAGGAACCCCTGGGCCAGGTAAGGGTCATTGCTGGGAGGGTATCTTCATTCTCTTGCCCATTTCCCCTCAGGGTGGAGGAGGCTGCAGAGCTACTTCCGGCTGAGGTCCTGGTCCCTGAAGAGCTGAAGCCACCAGGCTGGGAGCCCGAGGTCCTACTTCCTGGTGAGTACCTGGCGTGCCAGGGTCCTTCCCGGGGGTCCCTGCACAGCTGCTGCAGACAGTGGCCCCGTATTCTAACTTGAAGGGAGGACTCTCTAGCATCTCGCCTGGGTGGCTCTGAGGGCAAAGGgtgtggggcagagctgggacctcGAGTGTTTTTGCAGAGATAACCCCCCCGCCGGAGCTGCGTCTGCCAGCCCCACCTAGCCCAGAGGTGAGTAATGCTCCTCCAAGCCGCCTCCTTTTCGCCCTCCTCTGCCAGAACTGCTCACCCATTTTCAGTTTCCCCAAGCTGAAGGCCACTGCTAGCTTCCACAGGCCTTTGAGCAAATTAGTAAAAGGTGCCCCTGTCCACACCCCATTTTATCCGGATGGGCACCTCATACAGGGTGGGAGCTGCACCtgctcccagaggccccacccAAGCCCCCTCCCGGGGCACCGCCAGGGACAGCAGGCTGGGACCTGTCTGCAGTCCACGAGGACCACAGGGAAAGGAGTAACGGGTAGCCttgctcccacctcccctcccccctcagcgGAGGAGGCCCCCAGTCCCCCCACCTGCtcgccgccgccgtcgccgccggTTATTATTCTGGGACCGGGAGACCCAGATCCCCCGGAAGGAATTCCAGGAACAAATGCAAACCAGAGCCCACTGCCGGGAGTGTGTGAGTACAGCCCAGGCtctggagggatggagggaggcagGTGCACGTCGGGCCTCCTAAACTCCTGGGGGGAGCCTTGAGAACAGTCCCCAAAGTGCACATGTTGGGGGTTTGCCCACATACCACTTCATTACCCCGCCTAGCACATCCAAGGGCATCAGTTGAAAGTCCTTTTAGCAACGAGCAGAGCAGGCAGGAGCATGAGCCTGAAAGAGCTAGAAGGCCAGAGGCCCTGGAACAAGGCACTGCAGGTGGATAAGGGGCAGTGGCTCCTTCCTAACCGGGCTTCCGGCCTTTCCCACCACACAGCCAATGGTGCAGCCTCCTGAGAGGATGATCACGAGCCCCGCAGAGCTGTTCCGAACTCCGACTCACTGTGAGGAATGGTGGGAGCTGGTGTGTGGGATCCTCTGAACCCCTATCCCTCACTCTTGGTGTTCCTCACGCCTCAAACCCTCTCCCTGCTGCCCCGTCCTCAGCTGGCCGGCTACCCCAAGAACTGCTGGCTTTCTGGACCCACTGTGCCCAGCCACTCCCGCTAGCACTCCGGAGAAGGCCGCCCCCGGAGCTTgaggaggaggaagctgagaggGAGGCGGCAgctgaggaggaaaggagaaaggctgAAACTCCGAGCGCTATCGAGGTAACGGCACCCTCACTCCTTCCTGCTTTGCCTGAGCTCCAACAGGCTGCTTTTTTCTGCCCACGTGAGCCATGGGCACCAGGTCCCAGCCAGGCTGGTTCAGGGCTAGGCCTGCTTCACCCCTGCCCCCGGTGCTTCTGTGATGCTTGGGGTCTTAGTTCTCTTTCTCTTATCTCCAGGTCCTGAGGGAGGCCCTGGAGCCCAGTGGGCCCCTCATGCTGCCTTCAGGTAAGTACCTGGAGAAGGGACGGCGGAGACCACCACCCTGACCACTGTGCCAGGAACCTGGTGCCCCCACTGCTGACAGTTCTTGTCAGCGCACTTAACATAGGGAAGCACAGACTGAGACTCttcatcccctccccccaccccctgggtgCTTTTTAACAAGTCACTGCCAGCTCTGGCACCCAGGTGGACCAGGCGGCCCCAAAGTCCCAACCGCTCAGATGCAAACAAACCCACTCAGGACCTTGCCCTCTCCCTGACAGAGATCTCCCTAGAAGCAGCTGAGGAGGAGAAGCCCCGCATCAGCCTCGTCCCCCTGGAAGAACGGTGGTAAGCAGCAGCCTCAGCTAGGATGGGTGTGCCCCTCGTCACTGTCACAGCTGCCACCTTCCCTGCTCCACCCAACTCCCGTGTTCTCCTAGGCCCTGGGCTGAGGCGGAGCTGCCAGAAGCCCCTGCGTTGCCCGTGGTGCCTGAGCTCCCTGAGGTGCCTGTGGAGCTGCCTGTGGAGCTGCCCCCAGAGCCTGAGCCGCTCTCGCTGGAGGCTGTGCACAGGTACCAGGAAGGGCGTGCCTCCGTGGGTGGCCTGCGCTGCAGCCTCAGCTCACAGTTCTTGACCCCCACAGGGCAGTGGCACGGGAGCTGCAGGCCAACAGGGAGCCTGACTTCAGCAGCCTGGTGCCACCTCTCAGTCCCCGCAGGGTGGCCGCCCGGGTCTTCTACCTGCTCCTGGGTGAGCGAGGAACGTGTGTGCCTGtgttggggggcggggagtggaCACACAGGCCAGAGGCTGCTGTAGGGACCCTCTCCTCTGAccagccctctcctcccctcttgaCCAGTGCTTGCTGCACAGCAGATCCTTTGTGTGAAACAAGAGGAGCCATATGGGCGCCTCCTGATCCAGCCAGGGCCCCGATTCCACTGCGGTTAGAGCCAATTTACAAAGCTGCCAGGGAACCCGCTACGTTAAACAATGTCCTGCCTCACTTCTGAACACGGATCTCTATCCTTCCTGCTCCCAGAGCTACTGTTCAAGCAGAAAATAAACTGCCTTTATTACAGAATGGTGTCATGACTCCGTTTGTATTGTCCCACAGCACGACAGACCCAGGCCTAGGGGACACCCCCGTAAGGCAGCAGGTAGGGCTGAGACTCCAAGTGGGTGTGAGGCCCAGGCCCAGAATCTTTGGTAAGGCGTGAGCTGGAACTGGGCTGAGAGCTGGTCTCGGGCGTGGGCAGGCTCTGTTCTCTCTGGCCCAGCGGCAGCCCGCAGTCTAGGTGAGGCCCAGGATGGCCTGGAGCTCCTGGGCCTTGTTGCCAGGCAGGGAGCCCAGTGCTGAATGGAAGCTGTCAGCGTGCTGTCTGGCCAAGAACGTGAGGAGCAGCAGCAGCGACGCCTTGGTGTCTGGGTggagagtgaagggggaggagtcTGGGGAGGGCTGGCCCCCCACCCCTAGCTGCCCCCGGCCCCCTGAGCCCTGCTGCTCCCCGCCTCCCCCCGGCCCTGCCCACAGCTGCCGCCCTCACCTGGTGGGACCTTGTTCTCGGCCAGGATGAGGCTGCAAATGCGCAGGAGCTCTGGAGCCACATCTACAACCTGTGGGGAAAGCAGGGCTGACTCGGGCAGAAGCACCCCTGGGCCCCAGCACTGGGGTGGGTTACCAGAGCCCCGGAGAGGCAGTCTCCCACCTGGGCTGTTGGAGCGATGCTGATTAACACACACGCCAAACAACTGTGAACCATGAGAAGAACCCTGAAACAGGGTGGTagtaatgttttttgttttttgtttttttttggagagCGTGAGACTGTGACCAAAGGTATTTGAAATCACGGCCTCAAGACCAAAAGACGCCCAGACACTCAGGAgctccacccacacagtagtcTGCGAAGATGCAAGACAAAGATGATGGACACAAGAGCACTGGGACATGAGTCCCAAAGCTAGCCACTTGATGCAGACAAATCTCATTCAGAAAGCAGAGCTGCTCTGACTGGAAAGGATGGTGGGGTGGCCCAAAGGACCCAGGCTCCATGGAGCACAGTCTGAAAGAGCTTGGTCTAGGAAATCAGCCTAGGAAAGCTGTGACTTCTGGCTCAGACCAGAGGGTGGAAATGAAACCTCCCTGAGGAAAAATGCTACGTGGTGAGAGGAAGCCCCTCCTCTCCCATTAAACGCCTTGGCTGCCAATCCTTGCACACCAACAAGAAAGCCGAGAAGAGCAGCTTAAACTGATGCCAACCCTGCCTGTCAATGAGAGTGGAGCATCAAGCCCCCTCTAAGGGCCCCAGCATTGGGGTTACCTGGTCAGGGCTGCTCTGGTACAGGAAGCTGAAGAGGTGCCCTAAGGTGACCCACTCCTCCAAATCCTCCTTCAGTGGCAGGGCGTGCAGCAGGGCAGCCAGCACCTGGACACAAAGAAGACTCTGGCCTCCAGCCCTGCACCCTCCTCAGCTCCCTGGCCCTGTCTGACgcccccacccctcacctgggGCTCTGGTTTCCTCGTGGGACTGGCCATCAGCAGGCGGGCAAGTGCCCCACAGATGTTGTCATGGACACGATCATGGCGCTCCCTCGCCAGGAGGGGCAGCAGGAGCCCCAGCAGCTTGGGGAAGTGTCTGGTCCACAGTCAAGGAACAGGCACGCGGGGAGACTGCTCCCATCCCGAACCCCAGGGACACCCTCCCAACCCCATCTGGGCCCCCTCCTGCAAGCCAAGGATACTCCTGGGCAGGGCGACCCCCGTGCTCTGCCAGCACGCCCAGCCCAAAGACGGCATTGCTCCGCACCTCGGGGTCCGCCTCCCGGGCGGTGCTCAACAGCACGGGGAGCAGCCGGGACACAAACTGGGCCGAGGCGGCACCCAGGCCCTGAATGGACTCCGCCAGCGTCCCCACCGCAAAGGACTTCTCTGCCACTGTGCAGCCCTGTTTCTGGTGGGGGGAGGAGTGCGAGTCAGCCTGGGACTGGGACAAAGTGGGGAACTGGGCACAGGGGGCACAGGCGGAATGGGGCTCGAAGCCAGAGGACAGAGCACTCACCGTCTTGCAGAGCAATAATGGCAGGAAGCCGGCAAAGAAGGGGGCAAAGGCATCTCCCCCGGCCGCAGCGGCCAGGGCAGGGATGGCCTCACCAGCATGCTCCAGCAACATGGCGTCGTATTCAGCCTGCAGGGCCAGGTCAGAGGCTGGACACCAGGGCCAGCTCTGAGACTGGGGGCACCTCCCACCGTACTCCTCCATGGCTGCAGGTGGTCTCCCTGAGGGCTGCCCTTGGTTGACAGGACTGGCCCCTTCCAGGCTGGGTTTGTTTGCAGCCCAGCTTTCCCTCCTGGTCGTCCTACTCCCACTATCAATCCAAGCCTACCCCGAAtccccacctccaggaagccttccttgaacaCCCACTGCCTTAGTGGGAGTGGGGTTGGTTGTTCCGAGCCACTACCAATCTTTTAGCAAGCCCCATACCCCCAAGCCAAGCCAAGCACACTGTCCACCCCGCCCCGTGGAGACCAACTGGGCTGCCTGGTCCCAGTTTGCACCCGTAGCTCTTACCTGGTCCTCATCCTCCTCCTGGTCGGTGTCCTGACAAGCTGTCTGTAGGAAGAGGGCGCTCAGCTCAGTCTGGGCTCTCCTGCCCCTTCTCCTTTCCATGGGTGGAAGGAGGGGGAAGCTGGACTGGTAGCCTCTGGCTAGCCCCACCCAAGGCTGGGCCACCTCCTCACCCTGCAGCCCGCCGGCCCCTCACCTTCCTCTGCAGCACAGCCTTGAGGGCGTGGCAGAGCTCAGCAAGCCGCCCGGGGGGCTGCAACGCCACGCTCCCAGAGCCGCGCAACACTGCCGTCAGGGCTGACAGCACGGCCATCACCACCTGGCGCTCCCGCTCCCCGGTCACTGCCCGCACGTAGGATGGCACCACCCGGGCCAGCGCGGCCTGCAGAGCTGGGGAC encodes the following:
- the REC8 gene encoding meiotic recombination protein REC8 homolog isoform X1; protein product: MFYYPSVLQRHTGCFATIWLAATRGTRLVKREYLKVNVVKTCEEILNYVLVRVQPPLPGLPRPRFSLYLSAQLQIGVIRVYSQQCQYLVEDIQHILERLHRAQLQIRIDMVEAELPSLLLPNHLARMESLEAAPDPFFGMMSVEPRLPSPLNIPQIRHLLEAVIPERVLEEIPPEVPIEPERIPITAPSPEAITLLEAEPIRMLRIEGERELPEVSRRELDLLIAEEEEAILLEERRPEYKEELLAPEREITVPPPSPLALAEVEEAAELLPAEVLVPEELKPPGWEPEVLLPEITPPPELRLPAPPSPERRRPPVPPPARRRRRRRLLFWDRETQIPRKEFQEQMQTRAHCRECPMVQPPERMITSPAELFRTPTHSGRLPQELLAFWTHCAQPLPLALRRRPPPELEEEEAEREAAAEEERRKAETPSAIEVLREALEPSGPLMLPSEISLEAAEEEKPRISLVPLEERWPWAEAELPEAPALPVVPELPEVPVELPVELPPEPEPLSLEAVHRYQEGRASVGGLRCSLSSQFLTPTGQWHGSCRPTGSLTSAAWCHLSVPAGWPPGSSTCSWCLLHSRSFV
- the REC8 gene encoding meiotic recombination protein REC8 homolog isoform X2, whose amino-acid sequence is MFYYPSVLQRHTGCFATIWLAATRGTRLVKREYLKVNVVKTCEEILNYVLVRVQPPLPGLPRPRFSLYLSAQLQIGVIRVYSQQCQYLVEDIQHILERLHRAQLQIRIDMVEAELPSLLLPNHLARMESLEAAPDPFFGMMSVEPRLPSPLNIPQIRHLLEAVIPERVLEEIPPEVPIEPERIPITAPSPEAITLLEAEPIRMLRIEGERELPEVSRRELDLLIAEEEEAILLEERRPEYKEELLAPEREITVPPPSPLALAEVEEAAELLPAEVLVPEELKPPGWEPEVLLPEITPPPELRLPAPPSPERRRPPVPPPARRRRRRRLLFWDRETQIPRKEFQEQMQTRAHCRECPMVQPPERMITSPAELFRTPTHSGRLPQELLAFWTHCAQPLPLALRRRPPPELEEEEAEREAAAEEERRKAETPSAIEVLREALEPSGPLMLPSEISLEAAEEEKPRISLVPLEERWPWAEAELPEAPALPVVPELPEVPVELPVELPPEPEPLSLEAVHRAVARELQANREPDFSSLVPPLSPRRVAARVFYLLLVLAAQQILCVKQEEPYGRLLIQPGPRFHCG